The Chryseobacterium sp. 52 genome includes a region encoding these proteins:
- a CDS encoding ribose-phosphate pyrophosphokinase translates to MADQLSYLFCTRTSKDLAENIAQHYGKELGKINFQEFSDGEFEPVLDESVRGGRVFLIGSTFPPADNLLELLLMIDAAKRASAKSITVVIPYFGLARQDRKDKPRAPIGAKLVANLLTAAGATRVMTMDLHADQIQGFFEIPVDHLYASSIFVDYIRALNLDNLTIASPDMGGAKRAKNYAGHLGAEVVIAYKERKKANVVEEMFLIGDVEGKNVILIDDMIDTAGTLCKAADILMEKGAKSVRAMATHGVLSGKAYDNIENSKLLEVIVTDSIPVKNNLSTKIKVLSCAPLFADVMKMVHEHQSISSKFII, encoded by the coding sequence ATGGCCGATCAGTTAAGTTATCTATTTTGTACAAGAACCAGTAAGGACTTGGCAGAAAATATTGCCCAACATTATGGGAAAGAGTTAGGAAAAATCAACTTTCAGGAGTTTAGCGACGGGGAATTTGAGCCTGTGCTGGATGAATCTGTAAGAGGAGGAAGAGTGTTCCTAATCGGATCTACTTTCCCGCCAGCAGACAATCTTTTAGAACTTCTATTGATGATTGATGCAGCGAAAAGAGCTTCCGCAAAAAGCATTACTGTTGTAATTCCTTATTTCGGACTTGCAAGACAGGACAGAAAAGACAAGCCAAGAGCTCCGATAGGTGCCAAGCTGGTTGCTAATTTATTAACAGCTGCAGGAGCAACAAGAGTGATGACGATGGATCTTCACGCTGATCAGATTCAGGGATTCTTTGAAATTCCGGTAGATCACCTTTATGCTTCAAGTATTTTCGTGGATTATATCAGAGCCTTAAACCTGGATAATCTTACTATCGCTTCACCGGATATGGGAGGAGCAAAAAGAGCAAAGAACTATGCAGGTCACCTGGGTGCTGAAGTAGTAATTGCTTATAAGGAAAGAAAAAAAGCAAATGTGGTAGAAGAGATGTTCCTTATCGGGGATGTAGAAGGAAAAAATGTAATCCTTATTGATGATATGATCGATACAGCGGGTACACTTTGTAAGGCTGCAGATATTTTAATGGAGAAAGGAGCAAAATCAGTAAGAGCAATGGCAACTCACGGGGTGCTTTCCGGAAAAGCTTACGATAATATTGAGAACTCTAAATTATTGGAAGTTATTGTAACTGACTCAATTCCTGTTAAAAATAATTTGTCAACTAAAATAAAAGTGCTATCTTGCGCCCCATTATTTGCAGACGTTATGAAGATGGTTCATGAGCACCAATCAATTAGTAGTAAGTTTATTATTTAA
- a CDS encoding G-D-S-L family lipolytic protein: protein MKKIIISTLAVSALLLTTSCNNDFDTDVKDIQVTKGDADFSKYISLGNSLTSGYRDGALYSSGQNESYPSMIAAQMQLAGGGAFKQPLIPNDVGGFIGLPGFPGKLTLQVAANGSLGPVPSSPAAALDNVTAGGPYQNMGVPGAKSFHLVAPGYGSGAGLATGTANPYFVRFATSATTSVLADAMAQKATFFSLWIGNNDVLSYATNGGTNSQTVGGVTTYTTATVQNGNVNPQTYKSNDISDPNLVAGSIKAVLDGLKSVGTTKGVIANIPYVTSIPFFTTVPYNPLTPTTLGANLATLNASLYGPLKQALTAFGAGDRINLLSSTSSNPVLIKDVALTDLSAQLTAALTPSLGAPTAAAFGQIFGQARQATSEDYILLTTSSLIGTTAPGVPSPVNVYGISYPLQNQHVLTKTETAYVKTAVDAYNSSIKSLADSYGLAFVDANSKMIELNGKSGISYDGVKYTAKFVTGGAFSLDGVHLTGRGYAVVANEFIKTINMKYRSTLPQVDPNKYSGVKFP, encoded by the coding sequence ATGAAAAAAATTATAATATCAACACTTGCGGTTTCTGCACTTCTTCTTACAACAAGTTGTAATAATGATTTTGATACTGATGTAAAAGATATCCAGGTGACTAAAGGAGATGCAGACTTCTCAAAATATATTTCCTTAGGAAACTCCCTGACTTCAGGGTACAGAGATGGAGCGCTTTACAGTAGTGGGCAGAATGAATCTTATCCAAGTATGATTGCCGCACAAATGCAGCTTGCAGGTGGCGGAGCATTTAAACAGCCTTTGATACCCAATGATGTAGGAGGATTTATCGGATTGCCTGGCTTTCCTGGAAAACTGACTCTTCAAGTGGCTGCCAACGGAAGTTTAGGTCCCGTTCCAAGCAGTCCCGCTGCTGCATTGGATAATGTAACTGCCGGTGGACCTTACCAAAATATGGGGGTTCCCGGAGCAAAATCTTTCCATCTGGTTGCACCAGGTTACGGAAGTGGGGCAGGATTAGCTACCGGAACTGCAAATCCATATTTTGTAAGATTTGCTACTTCTGCAACAACGTCTGTTTTAGCAGATGCAATGGCTCAGAAAGCTACATTCTTCTCTCTTTGGATTGGAAATAATGATGTATTATCTTATGCGACCAATGGAGGAACGAATTCTCAGACTGTAGGAGGAGTTACTACTTATACTACAGCAACCGTTCAGAATGGCAATGTAAATCCGCAGACTTATAAATCAAATGATATTTCTGATCCTAATCTTGTAGCAGGATCTATTAAGGCAGTACTGGACGGTCTTAAAAGTGTAGGAACAACAAAAGGAGTGATTGCAAATATTCCTTATGTTACCTCTATTCCTTTCTTTACGACAGTTCCTTACAATCCTTTAACGCCAACAACTTTAGGAGCGAATTTAGCAACACTTAATGCAAGCTTATACGGACCATTAAAACAAGCGCTTACTGCTTTTGGAGCTGGAGACAGAATTAATTTGCTTTCTTCTACTTCTTCAAACCCTGTTTTAATAAAAGATGTTGCTCTTACAGATCTGTCTGCACAGCTTACTGCTGCCTTAACTCCTTCCTTAGGAGCGCCTACAGCAGCTGCGTTTGGACAAATCTTCGGACAGGCAAGACAGGCTACATCAGAAGATTATATCCTTCTTACAACAAGTTCTCTGATTGGAACTACTGCACCTGGGGTACCATCTCCTGTGAATGTGTATGGAATTTCTTACCCACTACAAAATCAGCATGTATTGACAAAAACAGAAACGGCTTACGTGAAGACTGCTGTAGATGCCTATAATAGTTCTATAAAATCACTTGCTGATTCTTATGGATTAGCTTTTGTAGATGCTAATTCTAAAATGATTGAGCTTAATGGGAAATCGGGTATTTCTTATGATGGAGTGAAATATACTGCTAAATTTGTAACCGGAGGAGCTTTCTCTCTTGATGGGGTTCACCTTACAGGAAGAGGATATGCTGTCGTTGCTAACGAATTTATAAAAACAATCAATATGAAGTACAGATCTACGCTACCACAGGTAGATCCTAATAAATATTCAGGCGTAAAATTCCCGTAA
- a CDS encoding OmpP1/FadL family transporter translates to MKKILVSTALLAGVLSYAGGFRVSLQGVKQLAMAHTSAHAEDASVAFFNPAGMSFIPSKLSIVAGGFGASNKVTFQNLNTLQSTETDNPLGTPLYAAVAYRPIENLSVGFSFTTPFGSTIQWPSDWEGKEMVQKLELKSFYFQPMVSVKLAPWVSFGASYIYAKGKVDWDKAVTQFGGELNIKDEKASGSGYGFGFYFRPDPKLDISIAYRSPIDMKAKNGTATFKFPSAAIYPLLGLDPSTGQDKFTATLPLVEEYTIGLTYKVTPKWLVSADFNYHGWERYSKLTLDFANAPVGNQPDPTILVAPKNFRNSKTVRLGTQYAFTDMIFGRLGAYYDESPYTDDNFIPETPSFNTYVITGGFGFKLKQFGVDVAGGYAIPQARDVRNAALGFNGQAKAKAFYFGLGLSYNPF, encoded by the coding sequence ATGAAAAAAATATTAGTATCAACTGCTTTATTGGCGGGTGTTTTATCTTACGCAGGAGGCTTCAGGGTATCTCTGCAGGGAGTGAAACAATTGGCAATGGCACATACTAGTGCTCATGCCGAAGATGCAAGTGTGGCATTCTTTAACCCAGCGGGTATGTCATTCATTCCTTCTAAACTGAGTATAGTAGCAGGAGGGTTTGGTGCAAGTAATAAAGTTACTTTTCAAAACTTGAATACCTTACAGAGTACTGAAACAGATAATCCTCTAGGTACTCCGTTATATGCTGCGGTTGCTTATAGACCGATAGAAAACCTGTCTGTTGGTTTCAGTTTTACAACACCTTTCGGAAGTACTATCCAGTGGCCTAGTGACTGGGAAGGGAAAGAAATGGTGCAGAAACTGGAGCTTAAGAGCTTTTATTTTCAGCCTATGGTTTCTGTGAAACTGGCTCCCTGGGTATCATTTGGGGCAAGCTATATTTATGCAAAAGGTAAAGTAGACTGGGATAAAGCGGTGACGCAGTTTGGTGGCGAATTAAATATTAAAGACGAAAAAGCAAGCGGTAGCGGTTACGGATTCGGATTCTATTTCAGACCAGATCCGAAATTAGACATCAGTATTGCATACCGTTCACCTATTGATATGAAGGCTAAGAATGGAACTGCGACATTTAAGTTCCCGTCTGCGGCTATCTATCCTTTGTTAGGATTGGATCCAAGTACAGGACAGGATAAATTTACAGCAACACTTCCGTTAGTAGAAGAATATACAATCGGTTTAACGTATAAAGTGACACCAAAATGGTTGGTTTCAGCTGATTTTAACTATCACGGATGGGAAAGATACAGCAAGCTGACGTTAGATTTTGCTAATGCTCCGGTAGGAAATCAGCCAGATCCTACTATCCTGGTAGCTCCTAAGAATTTCAGAAATTCTAAAACAGTTAGATTAGGTACACAGTATGCATTCACAGATATGATCTTTGGACGTTTAGGTGCTTACTATGACGAATCACCTTATACTGATGATAACTTTATTCCGGAAACTCCGTCATTCAATACCTATGTAATTACCGGTGGTTTTGGCTTTAAACTAAAGCAGTTTGGAGTTGATGTAGCAGGAGGATATGCCATTCCTCAGGCCAGAGATGTAAGAAATGCTGCTCTAGGCTTTAACGGACAGGCGAAAGCTAAAGCGTTTTACTTTGGTTTAGGTTTATCGTATAACCCTTTTTAA
- a CDS encoding stage 0 sporulation family protein — translation MSCGCKTSGDSAHSCGPKKTANGCESVNTCGNSYKLSVFDWLSNVNNPASNRCDLVEVRFKNDRKSFYKNVNNIPLHIGSVVTVESSPGHDVGVVSLTGELVKIQMKKKKFPEESILKIYRQANQKDLEVWQEARKKEDGVKLEARKIAYRIGLEMKVTDVEYQGDSSKITFYYTADNRVDFRQLIKEYAGAFRTKIDMKQIGFRQEAAKVGGIGSCGRELCCSTWLTDFRSVNTNVARYQQLSINPQKLAGQCGKLKCCLNYELDSYLDALSNFPSSSTILDTEKGRAFCIKIDVFKKKMWFAYVDSSMAWYDFDIDLVKKLVAKNKKGERILPLEDLKQPDTPIQSVDLIQENNVDRFEKKNRGNNRNRNQNQNQSRPNNGGQGQQGQGQGPNKSRQERPERSERPENTNANSVNQPRPQQKPQPKPQPKAQAEKTDAPSDPEKKQQNPNKKNFKKKFPPKKDKNA, via the coding sequence ATGAGTTGTGGATGCAAAACATCCGGCGATTCTGCCCATTCTTGCGGACCCAAAAAAACCGCGAATGGTTGTGAAAGTGTAAATACCTGTGGTAATAGTTATAAATTAAGTGTTTTTGACTGGCTTTCTAACGTCAACAACCCCGCATCGAATAGGTGTGACCTTGTTGAAGTTAGATTTAAAAATGACAGAAAATCGTTTTATAAGAATGTAAATAATATCCCTTTACATATAGGTAGCGTAGTAACAGTAGAATCCAGCCCGGGACACGATGTAGGCGTAGTAAGCCTCACCGGAGAATTAGTAAAGATTCAGATGAAAAAGAAAAAATTTCCTGAAGAATCTATACTTAAAATATACAGACAGGCTAACCAGAAAGACCTTGAGGTCTGGCAGGAAGCAAGAAAAAAAGAAGATGGCGTAAAGCTTGAAGCAAGAAAAATTGCGTACAGAATAGGTCTTGAAATGAAAGTTACCGATGTAGAATATCAGGGTGACTCTTCAAAAATCACTTTCTATTATACAGCTGACAACCGAGTGGATTTCAGACAGTTGATCAAAGAATACGCAGGTGCTTTCAGAACTAAAATCGACATGAAACAAATTGGTTTCAGACAGGAAGCAGCAAAAGTTGGAGGTATAGGCTCGTGCGGAAGAGAATTATGCTGCTCAACGTGGCTTACGGATTTCAGATCTGTCAATACCAATGTAGCCAGATACCAGCAGCTAAGCATTAACCCGCAAAAGCTTGCAGGACAATGTGGTAAGCTAAAGTGCTGCCTTAACTATGAACTGGACAGCTACCTTGATGCCCTCAGTAACTTCCCTTCCTCATCTACCATTCTGGACACGGAAAAAGGAAGAGCGTTCTGTATTAAAATTGATGTTTTCAAAAAGAAAATGTGGTTTGCGTACGTAGACAGTTCTATGGCATGGTATGATTTTGATATTGACCTTGTTAAGAAATTAGTTGCAAAAAACAAGAAAGGTGAAAGAATATTGCCTCTTGAAGATCTTAAGCAGCCTGACACCCCTATTCAATCTGTAGACCTGATCCAGGAAAACAATGTGGACCGATTCGAAAAGAAGAACAGAGGAAACAACAGGAACAGAAACCAAAATCAAAACCAAAGCAGACCGAACAACGGCGGACAGGGACAACAAGGACAAGGGCAAGGTCCAAACAAAAGCAGACAGGAAAGGCCTGAGAGATCTGAGCGACCGGAAAACACCAATGCTAATTCCGTAAACCAGCCAAGACCACAACAGAAGCCACAGCCTAAACCGCAGCCAAAAGCACAAGCGGAAAAAACCGACGCCCCTTCTGACCCTGAAAAGAAACAACAGAACCCGAACAAGAAGAATTTTAAAAAGAAATTTCCTCCAAAAAAAGATAAAAATGCGTAA
- a CDS encoding gliding motility lipoprotein GldH, with amino-acid sequence MRKILGLLPLILFFSCNSSSGENIIMNSVNNKWNKKSEQKFNLEVSDPQNPKNIIFVVRNNNDYPYSNIRFIVNFTNLQNKKKETDTLNYVLAKPNGEWLGTGFGDTKEALFQYRVNYKFPEKGKYEISLIQAMRNDTLPGIEDVGVKLETAKP; translated from the coding sequence ATGCGTAAAATTTTAGGATTATTACCTCTTATCCTTTTCTTTAGCTGTAACTCTTCTTCGGGAGAAAACATCATTATGAATTCCGTTAATAACAAATGGAATAAGAAAAGTGAGCAAAAATTTAATCTTGAAGTTTCAGATCCGCAGAATCCTAAAAATATTATATTTGTTGTAAGAAATAACAATGATTACCCTTACAGCAATATAAGATTTATAGTAAACTTCACCAATCTCCAGAACAAAAAGAAGGAAACAGATACCCTGAACTATGTACTGGCTAAACCAAACGGAGAATGGCTTGGTACAGGTTTTGGTGATACGAAGGAAGCTTTATTTCAGTATAGAGTAAACTATAAGTTTCCGGAAAAAGGAAAGTATGAAATCAGCCTGATCCAGGCGATGAGGAATGACACCCTTCCGGGAATTGAAGACGTTGGAGTAAAACTAGAAACGGCTAAACCGTAA
- a CDS encoding transglycosylase domain-containing protein — protein sequence MEDNRQNAGNKGKTFPLPPKKKKDTSWKKWVKFIWIGLIAVVLGISGIFFAVSQGFLGEMPDVKELENPDIYVASEIISSDGITLGRFEKEKTQPIVYKDLPPYLIYALQAKEDERFKEHSGIDLQSIARAVVYGGGRGGGSTITQQLAKLLFTGSASQNKIERAFQKLKEWVVAVSLEKRYTKEEIITLYFNKFDFLFNANGVEMASKVYFNKKTSELTLPEAAMFVAMLENPRKNNPYRYPERAKERRNVVLDQMQKTGYIDQATYEKAIGTPIAVDFHPIKNITDGYSAYYKFYLRKEIDKYLDSYEKETGKKLNLYKDGLKIYVTLDSKMQKYAEESIREHLTDLQKRFDAEQRGRKGWPFYYLTEKEVNSVMMQAVRRTGRYKLLKADGMPEDSIIMEFKKPTKTSRFTWSGEEEVEMSPWDSIRWHKKVAQAGLMSMVPGSGEIKAWVGGIDWQHFQYDHIKQGKRQVGSTFKPFVYATAIMKLGMTPCSTVSNGTYDHKGWHVPGRGGMLTLKDGLAHSQNPIAARLIEMTGVDAVIQTARDLGVTEDIPRNNTIALGSSDITIYEMLGAYSTFANYGNYNKPEMIWRIEDANGRVIKEVNVEPKEVMNPMYAYTMIELMKGVAQYGTASGELGRRGISKGVEIAAKTGTTQNNSDGWFMGITPKLATGAWVGWEDRATHFLGTGEGQGAKMALPIWAIFMKKVWADKSLGITPDDKFIRPSDWKDGCSNLKGLGEGYGDDGGLQTIDEIKNPRPADPTPKNNTDKKEENINDNLHSTDEVDFNK from the coding sequence ATGGAAGACAACAGACAAAACGCAGGAAACAAGGGAAAAACCTTCCCTCTTCCTCCCAAAAAAAAGAAAGACACCTCTTGGAAAAAATGGGTTAAATTTATTTGGATTGGACTCATTGCGGTCGTTTTAGGTATTTCAGGAATTTTCTTTGCCGTTTCCCAGGGCTTTCTTGGGGAAATGCCGGATGTAAAGGAACTTGAAAATCCCGATATCTATGTCGCTTCTGAAATTATTTCATCAGACGGTATTACTTTAGGCAGGTTTGAAAAGGAAAAAACTCAGCCTATTGTTTATAAAGATCTTCCTCCTTATCTTATTTATGCTCTTCAGGCTAAAGAGGATGAGCGTTTCAAAGAACACTCAGGGATTGATCTACAGTCTATTGCCAGAGCTGTCGTTTACGGAGGTGGACGAGGTGGAGGTTCTACGATTACCCAGCAGTTAGCTAAGCTTCTTTTCACAGGATCTGCTTCTCAAAACAAGATTGAAAGAGCATTTCAGAAACTGAAGGAATGGGTTGTTGCAGTAAGTCTTGAAAAAAGATACACCAAAGAAGAGATTATCACTCTATATTTCAACAAATTCGACTTTCTTTTCAACGCCAACGGTGTTGAAATGGCTTCCAAAGTTTATTTTAACAAAAAAACTTCGGAGCTTACCCTTCCTGAGGCAGCAATGTTTGTAGCAATGCTGGAAAACCCCAGAAAGAATAACCCTTACAGATACCCTGAAAGAGCAAAGGAAAGAAGAAATGTAGTACTGGACCAGATGCAGAAAACAGGATATATTGATCAGGCTACTTATGAAAAAGCCATCGGTACTCCTATAGCAGTGGACTTCCACCCTATCAAAAATATTACAGACGGATATTCTGCTTACTATAAATTTTATCTGAGAAAAGAAATAGACAAATATCTTGATAGCTATGAAAAGGAAACCGGCAAAAAGCTGAACCTTTACAAAGACGGATTAAAGATCTATGTTACTTTGGATTCTAAAATGCAGAAGTATGCAGAGGAATCTATTAGAGAACACCTTACTGACCTTCAGAAAAGATTTGACGCAGAACAAAGAGGAAGAAAAGGTTGGCCATTCTATTATCTTACTGAAAAGGAAGTTAATAGTGTAATGATGCAGGCTGTAAGAAGAACAGGTCGTTATAAGCTGTTAAAAGCAGACGGAATGCCTGAGGATTCTATCATTATGGAATTTAAAAAACCTACCAAAACATCACGATTCACATGGAGTGGTGAAGAAGAAGTGGAAATGTCTCCATGGGACTCTATCAGATGGCACAAAAAAGTAGCACAGGCAGGCTTAATGTCAATGGTTCCGGGAAGTGGGGAGATCAAAGCATGGGTAGGTGGTATAGACTGGCAGCATTTCCAGTATGACCATATCAAGCAGGGTAAAAGACAGGTGGGATCTACATTCAAACCTTTCGTGTATGCTACCGCTATTATGAAACTGGGTATGACACCATGTTCAACGGTTTCTAACGGTACTTACGACCACAAAGGATGGCATGTTCCGGGAAGAGGCGGAATGCTTACGTTAAAAGACGGTCTGGCACACTCTCAAAACCCGATTGCTGCAAGATTGATTGAAATGACAGGTGTAGACGCCGTTATCCAGACCGCAAGAGACCTTGGAGTTACGGAAGACATCCCTAGAAACAATACGATTGCTTTAGGTTCATCAGATATTACAATTTATGAAATGCTTGGTGCCTACAGTACTTTCGCCAACTATGGAAATTACAATAAACCGGAGATGATCTGGAGAATTGAAGACGCCAACGGAAGGGTGATTAAAGAGGTTAATGTAGAACCGAAAGAAGTAATGAACCCGATGTATGCCTACACCATGATCGAACTGATGAAAGGTGTTGCACAATACGGTACGGCTTCCGGAGAATTAGGACGAAGAGGAATTTCAAAAGGTGTGGAAATTGCTGCTAAAACAGGTACTACACAGAACAACTCTGACGGTTGGTTTATGGGAATTACTCCAAAACTGGCAACAGGAGCCTGGGTAGGATGGGAAGACAGAGCTACCCACTTCTTAGGAACCGGCGAGGGTCAGGGTGCGAAAATGGCACTACCGATCTGGGCGATCTTTATGAAGAAAGTATGGGCAGACAAGTCCCTGGGAATTACTCCTGATGACAAATTCATACGCCCTTCAGACTGGAAAGACGGATGTTCAAATCTGAAAGGCCTGGGTGAAGGATATGGAGACGACGGAGGGCTTCAGACTATTGATGAGATCAAAAATCCAAGACCGGCAGATCCGACTCCGAAAAACAATACAGACAAAAAAGAAGAAAATATCAACGACAATCTTCACTCCACCGATGAGGTAGATTTCAATAAATAA
- a CDS encoding protein adenylyltransferase SelO has protein sequence MNIEQIRQPFTDLFPGDLSNNPMQRNTPKVLFATVQPAGFEGSGLIAFNNALSEEIGLGTYEEKDLDFLVGNNLPENVKTYATAYAGHQFGNWAGQLGDGRAILAGEIVNKEGKKTEIQWKGAGATPYSRHADGRAVLRSSVREYLMSEAMYHLGVPTTRALSLAFTGEGVVRDIMYNGNPQLEKGAVVIRTADSFLRFGHFELMSAQQEYKTLQDLLDFTIQNYYPEITTDGIQKYKDFFENVCKRTVHVITEWFRVGFVHGVMNTDNMSILGLTIDYGPYSMMDEYDLNFTPNTTDLPGRRYAFGNQGQISQWNLWQLANALHYLIKDEKFLENTLNQYGSDFWEAHDKMFCKKFGFDELRTSDEEFFTNWQGLMQELQLDYTLFFNQLEKLNAESDIKSLFENVSYVVLTDQRVKKLENFTQEYLKRLSSNTISREESLSLMKHTNPKFTLRNYLLYECIEEINNGHTEILEKLTQALENPYEELYPEFSVKRPSVYDDTTGCSTLSCSS, from the coding sequence ATGAATATCGAACAGATCAGACAGCCTTTTACCGACCTATTTCCCGGAGACCTTTCCAACAATCCCATGCAGAGAAACACTCCAAAGGTTTTATTTGCGACAGTACAGCCTGCAGGTTTTGAAGGATCAGGACTGATTGCTTTTAACAACGCTTTATCTGAAGAAATAGGACTTGGAACATATGAAGAAAAAGATCTGGATTTTCTGGTGGGAAATAATCTTCCTGAAAATGTAAAAACCTATGCAACAGCTTATGCCGGACATCAATTTGGAAACTGGGCAGGACAGCTTGGAGACGGGCGGGCAATACTAGCCGGAGAAATCGTCAATAAAGAAGGAAAAAAGACAGAAATTCAATGGAAGGGAGCAGGAGCAACACCTTATTCCAGACATGCAGACGGAAGAGCTGTACTGAGATCTTCCGTACGTGAATATCTCATGAGTGAAGCCATGTATCACCTTGGGGTTCCTACAACCAGAGCTTTAAGCCTTGCTTTTACCGGCGAAGGAGTGGTAAGGGATATCATGTATAATGGAAATCCACAACTGGAAAAAGGTGCCGTGGTAATCAGAACTGCAGACAGCTTCCTGCGTTTCGGACATTTTGAACTGATGTCTGCCCAGCAGGAATATAAAACGCTGCAGGATCTTCTTGATTTTACCATTCAGAATTACTATCCGGAAATCACAACAGACGGTATTCAGAAATACAAAGACTTCTTTGAAAATGTATGCAAAAGAACGGTACATGTTATAACTGAGTGGTTCAGGGTAGGATTTGTACACGGTGTGATGAATACCGACAATATGTCTATTCTGGGTTTAACTATAGATTACGGTCCGTATTCAATGATGGATGAATATGATCTCAATTTCACGCCGAATACAACTGATCTTCCGGGAAGAAGATATGCTTTTGGAAATCAGGGTCAGATTTCACAATGGAATTTATGGCAGCTGGCAAACGCTCTTCATTATTTAATCAAAGATGAAAAATTTTTAGAAAATACGTTAAATCAGTATGGAAGCGATTTCTGGGAAGCCCATGACAAAATGTTCTGCAAAAAATTTGGATTTGATGAACTCCGTACAAGCGATGAGGAATTCTTCACCAATTGGCAGGGGCTCATGCAGGAACTTCAGCTGGATTACACTTTGTTTTTTAATCAGCTGGAAAAATTAAATGCGGAAAGTGATATTAAATCTCTTTTTGAAAACGTATCCTATGTTGTATTAACCGATCAAAGAGTTAAAAAGCTGGAAAACTTCACCCAAGAATATCTGAAAAGGCTCTCATCCAACACGATATCCAGAGAAGAATCATTATCTCTGATGAAACACACCAATCCGAAGTTTACGTTAAGAAATTATCTTCTTTATGAATGTATAGAAGAAATAAATAATGGGCACACTGAAATACTTGAAAAACTTACCCAAGCTTTAGAAAATCCATATGAAGAATTGTATCCTGAATTTTCTGTAAAAAGGCCTTCAGTCTATGATGATACTACTGGCTGTTCTACACTTTCCTGCAGCTCATAG
- a CDS encoding T9SS type A sorting domain-containing protein, producing MKRILFSITALLLSSSAFSQYWSTQNTAFATASRGISGMEVYNASTIWAFAYNGSSSTANVQEFTKTSNGGTTWTSGSINIGNTALKITNISGVSATTAWVGAFDNTDGLGGIWKTTDGGATWINQHMLSTVGQSWTNYVHFFDANNGIVGGDPESGEFEIYTTSNGGTTWTRVPGTNIPDPLTDEYGYNGGYYAVGNNMFFYTGKGRIYKSTDKGLTWSVLATNSIISDFGGNTVNGDMAWSDSNTGIILRKTFSGTTPTGLQLHRTTDGGATWSAVTFTGITASNNIGDITYVPGTNILVATSSSSTNGGSWKSNNGTTWTSIDTGIQHLGVRCSDINTCYSGGFNTSSTVGGMFKSTQVLATSEVTNKTKQVSIYPNPTKGEINIKTDKKVKTVSVSDMSGRTVMKTDSGKTDLSSLPKGIYMIKAEFNDGTSATEKVIKQ from the coding sequence ATGAAAAGAATTCTATTTTCTATTACAGCATTATTGCTCAGCTCCTCTGCATTTTCACAATACTGGAGTACTCAAAACACAGCATTTGCAACCGCCTCAAGAGGAATCAGCGGAATGGAAGTGTACAACGCGAGTACTATTTGGGCTTTTGCCTACAATGGATCATCTTCAACGGCTAATGTTCAGGAATTCACAAAAACATCCAATGGCGGTACTACCTGGACATCAGGAAGTATCAACATCGGTAATACGGCTTTAAAAATCACTAATATCTCAGGCGTAAGCGCTACTACAGCATGGGTAGGTGCATTTGATAATACTGACGGACTAGGAGGAATATGGAAAACGACGGACGGAGGCGCAACCTGGATCAACCAGCACATGCTAAGTACCGTGGGTCAATCGTGGACTAACTACGTTCATTTTTTCGATGCCAACAATGGTATCGTCGGGGGCGATCCGGAAAGCGGCGAGTTTGAAATCTACACCACATCCAATGGCGGAACAACATGGACAAGAGTTCCGGGTACCAATATTCCTGATCCTCTAACAGATGAATATGGCTATAATGGCGGATATTATGCTGTAGGCAATAACATGTTTTTCTATACAGGGAAAGGAAGAATTTACAAATCAACTGATAAAGGTTTAACCTGGTCCGTATTGGCTACCAACTCAATCATTAGTGATTTTGGAGGTAACACGGTTAACGGAGATATGGCCTGGAGTGACTCAAATACAGGAATAATCCTTAGAAAAACCTTCTCCGGCACAACCCCTACCGGATTGCAGCTGCACAGAACAACGGACGGAGGAGCTACCTGGTCAGCGGTTACCTTTACAGGAATTACTGCCAGCAATAACATTGGTGATATTACCTATGTTCCGGGTACCAATATTTTAGTAGCCACAAGTTCATCAAGCACAAACGGAGGATCCTGGAAAAGCAACAACGGAACAACATGGACTTCTATAGACACCGGAATACAGCATTTAGGGGTAAGATGTTCAGACATAAACACTTGTTATTCCGGAGGATTCAATACTTCTTCCACTGTTGGAGGAATGTTTAAATCCACACAAGTACTTGCAACATCTGAAGTAACAAATAAAACAAAACAAGTATCAATTTATCCCAATCCAACAAAAGGGGAAATTAATATTAAAACAGATAAAAAAGTAAAAACAGTTTCTGTTTCAGATATGTCTGGAAGAACGGTCATGAAAACAGATTCAGGAAAAACGGATCTATCATCCCTGCCAAAAGGTATCTATATGATCAAGGCAGAATTTAATGATGGGACATCAGCAACCGAAAAAGTGATCAAGCAATAA